AAGCAGCAATTCTTCCCTGGCCAACGATTTCATCGCGTGGTCCCAAACTTCGTCGTACAGTCTGGCGACCCTACGGGCACCGGATACGGCGGCCCAGACTATGCAATTCGCACGGAGATCACGCCAACGAGCTATGACCGCGAAGGCATGGTCGGCATGGCATCCAGCGGCAAGGATACCGAAGGTTCGCAGTGGTTTATCACCGAGTGCCCTACACCGCACTTGGATGGACACTACACCCTTTGGGGAGACGTCGTGGGTGGCCTGAATGAAGTAATGAAGCTTCAGGTTGGCGATAAAATCACATCATCGCTGACGTTCCACTAAACGTCAGTGATCGATCGACTTTTTTTCAAGATATTTCCCTCACCAAATCGGGCCGCACTCGTGAGCCCTATGCCGCGTGCTTTGGCTTCAGGTGGTGCTCGATCTTATGGAGCGCGGAGAGGACGCCACCTTCGTAGTCCGCTTGCAAGAAATGGGAGCCGAGCTCGTGCGCAACATCCTTCCATGCTTCGGGATGGACGCGTGAGTGGACCCCGGCATCGCCGCAGACATAAAACCTTTTCTCGTGATAGAGGATGAAGATCAGAATGCCAGCGTGATCTTTGGACGTGTGAAGCCCCAGCATGGCGAATTCTTTTTCGGCTAAGTCTTTGATGGAGAGATCGGCTTCGCCGGCATCGCGCAGGTCACGAACTGAAATGCGAATGTCCGCGCCAGTAGTATGTTCAACATCGGCAATGCGCTGCGCAATGCGCTCGAGGACATCTTTGCTAAACGCGTCGTTGGCGTGGGTAGGGTGTTCCATTGCGGAAAGTATGAGTTATGAACTATGAATCTTGAATCGGTTCGCAAGTCCCACTATTTCATATTTCATACTTCATATTTCATATTTTCCTATGTCATCACCTGCGTGTTCAGCGCAATCTCTTCGAGGATGGCGCTGACATGGAGACAACCCATGAGATCGCCATCGAACACAATCGCCTGACCGGTGGCATGGACGCGCCACGCAATAGCTTCCCCTTCATCGACAGAACAGCCGAGTGCCTTGGCGAGCTGCATGCCGACTTCGTCGAAGCTGTGATAGCTGTCGTTGTAAAGCAAAACCCGCGCAGCGAGTCCTTGCTCGATTTCGGAATCTTCAAGAAATCCGATTTCAGGCGTGGTGAGCGAAGTGGCCTTTGGTGGGGTCACGTTCGAGGAAAACTTGAGCGGCCAGAGTTTGGAAGCGAGATCGCGTAGCATGATCAGTTCAGTCTCAGGCAAATATAACACATAAATAGACGAAAAGTCACTACTTAAGTTCGAAAAGCTGCTCGATTTCTGGCCGCGAAACGGCTTCGATCCTCCGGATTTCCGGTGCTTCGTGCAGAATGGCACGTTCGATCCCGGCCCGGAGCGTCATCGACGCCATCGAGCAGGTACGGCAGGCACCCACGAGGCAGACTTCGACGACTGCATGTTCGAAATCGATTCGGACGAGCTCGACACTGCCGCCATCGACGTGCAAGTATGGCTTGACATGGTCGAGTGCTCGGCGAATGCGTAGTTCGAGATCTTCCGGCATCGCTCCGATTGTCAGATTTCGATTTGAACCGGGGCGTGCTCCGGAGCATAGGCCAGGATCGAGACTTGCCGGGCCAGCTCGCACGCAATATCGGCGAAAGCTTTCCCCGCAGTCGAGTCCGGTGAAGTCGCCACGATCGGATGGCCGGTATCCGAGCCGATACGAACTTCCGTCGTCAGCGGAAGTTCGCCCAAGAATGGTACCCCGAAATTTTTCGCGGCGGTGCGTCCGCCGCCATGTGCGAAGATCTCTTCGCGCTCGCCACAATGCGAGCAGACGAAATAACTCATGTTCTCGACGATTCCAAGCACCGGCACATGGACTTTCTCGAACATCCGAATACCCTTTGTGGCATCGGCAAGCGCAATGTCCTGCGGTGTCGTTACAATGAGAGCGCCCGAGAGCGAAATGGATTGCACGAGCGTCAGTTGGATGTCACCAGTGCCAGGTGGAAGGTCGAACAGCAGGTAATCCAGCTCCCCCCAATCGACATCGGTCATGAATTGCTTGAGCGCGCCGCTTGCCATCGGTCCACGCCAGACCACTGCGGTATCCGGATCGACCAAAAATCCGATGGACATGATCTTGATACCTTCAGCCTCCAGCGGGACCATCATGACTTTGTTCTCGGAAACCTGCCGCGCGGCGGGTTTGGCATTCTGCAGACCGAACATTAGGGGAATGCTAGGGCCATAAATATCGGCATCGAGCAACCCGACGCGAGCACCATCGCGGGCGAGTTGCACCGCAAGGTTTGCGGCGACCGTCGATTTGCCAACGCCTCCCTTACCGGATGCGATTGCGATTGTATTCTTAACTCCGCTGAGAATTTCACCGGCGGAACGGAGCTGGGATTGGGGCACGCGAGCCGTCATCTTAATTTCGACATTGCCGGCGCCGGCGATGCTTTCAACTGCCTCGCGAGCCTCTCGCTCGAGTTCGCCTTTGATTGGACACGAGGGAGTCGTAAGTTCAAACGTGAAGCCAACTTTGCTTCCTTTGATGACAACATCCTTGATCATTCCGAGTGAGACGACATCCCGGTGTATGTCAGGATCCACAACGGAGCTTAAAGCATGAAGAATGTCGGATTCAGTCACAGGAGTAGCGGAGGATTTGGAAAAAAGGCCCATAGAATCGGCAAAATGTTCAGCGCGCGCGAAAAACGAGGCGCTACGGGTATAAGTTCGGAGCTATCGCCGAACGTAAATATAATAGATTCCAATTATGGTATCCGATCGATACCAATCTGCCAGGAGTTCAGAGAGGCCCGGAATCTCGAGCATCAGGCCACGGGTCGAGACCTGCCCTTCGATGAAATTTTGAATGACATAATACTTCGGACGTACCTCTTTGAGCCGTTGAATGTATTCGCCAAACCATTCGCGCTGGTAGTCCGTAACGGTGCCATCAGCTTTCCGCATGGTCAGGGGAAACGGCGTTGTAAATCGGGTTGCGGGCGGACGTTCGATCCGCCAACGAACAGCAGGCGTGAACGCCGCGACTTCAACCGGATCGTTCGGTGCAGTGTTTCGGCGAAGATAGTCTACAACATGGTCTTCTGTCAAATCCTCAGGTGCATTCCCGCGGGAATTCAACTCCAGTCCAGCCATGGCGGCGACCGGTTCCTGCCTGGGATGGTCGATAATCATTCGAAATGGGTACAGCAACACAAAAAGTAGAATTATACTTAGTGTGAGAATGACAGAGCCGGCCCGGCCAAAGCGAGACTTTGTTTCCCATATGATCGCGCCGAGCGCCGGCATGAAGCACGCAAATAGCGGGACCATATGATATCCGGCCAACCTTCGCATGGCTGCAATCTCAAGGACGATCGCAACAATAAGACCGATGAGGAATCTTCGCTCGGATTTGTCGCGCGGCGCTTCCTGAAAATGGCGGCCCGATTGCCGATGCCATAGAACCATTGCCGACCAACCCAGAAGCATCCCAGCGGCGACGACCCACCGCTTCGAAGCAGAAAATAGATTCGCTGCAGGAGAATAGATGTCGATGTTGAATCTGATTGTCGCTAAATATACCTCCCGAATTCCGCCGTGGATGAAGACATAAGGTGCAATGCAGAGCGCAACAACGACGAAAAAGCCAAACAACTCGTTGAGCAAGGCGGATCGGCCACGAGCATCGCGGAGAGTAAACAGCGTCAGAAATGGCAAAGGCAGCAAAATTGCAAATGTTGGGCGAATGCAGGTGGTGAGACCGATCAAAACGCCGGAGGCTGTCATCAGGATCTTCCACCTTCTGCCGGACTTGCTCCGGTATGCCAGGACGCAAGAACCGACGAATAGTACGATCGGAAGCAGTGCCAAACAATCCCGTTGGCCAACAAATTGGCCAGGTCCGTTTACATACATGATGGCATAGAAGAGACAACCCAGCAGCGATGACTCTTTGGCAAGCCAGAGACGAGAAACGTGATACATCGAAATCACAATCCCTATCTGGATTATGAGGTCCAACATGCGAAATCCAAGAATGGAATTGCCGAACAGTGCGATGGCAAGCGCATGGATTAGGACGATGCCCGGAAAGTTGCCGTCCCAACTTGCCAAGTATGGCAAACCATGACGAGCGTATAACTCCAGGCCCATGGACTGGTAAATATCTAAATCACTATGAAAGGGGTGGACAATCAGTGCAGGAAGAACGAGGGTACAAATCAGACAAAGCACGATTATTGCCTGGTTGTCGCGAGCCCATCGAAGAAAGACTGTCATAAATTCACGAGGGACCAAATCGAGAGTGGATCGAACACGCTCCTGAGGTAGGACTTGAACCTACGACCCTCTGATTAACAGTCAGATGCTCTAACCAACTGAGCTACTCAGGAAAATCTCTTTGCAAGGCGGCGTCAGAACGTGTCCGGGTAGGAGCGCGGTTCCGAACGATGCGGTAAAAATGAACCTCCATCCATTTGTGCCCGCTTAGCACCCGAATTGGCTGCGATCGAACTTGGCAGCTTCTCGAATGAGAGCTTTGATCGCCGGTCGCTCTGCATCCTCAATTGATGCAATGGGGATGTATCGCTTTGAAACAAGATCGCCCTGTAAGAGCCCGTTCGGATCCTTCAGCCATATGCCGTGAATGAAGTCCAGCCGGATATGCGCCCTTTTAATAACAATTTGGCAGACGGCTCCCTTAACCCGGCCACCAATCTCAGGTTGATGATACGAGAGCCCTCCCCAGAGGATCGAC
This genomic window from Bacteroidota bacterium contains:
- a CDS encoding NifU family protein; the encoded protein is MPEDLELRIRRALDHVKPYLHVDGGSVELVRIDFEHAVVEVCLVGACRTCSMASMTLRAGIERAILHEAPEIRRIEAVSRPEIEQLFELK
- a CDS encoding TPM domain-containing protein translates to MEHPTHANDAFSKDVLERIAQRIADVEHTTGADIRISVRDLRDAGEADLSIKDLAEKEFAMLGLHTSKDHAGILIFILYHEKRFYVCGDAGVHSRVHPEAWKDVAHELGSHFLQADYEGGVLSALHKIEHHLKPKHAA
- a CDS encoding DUF1801 domain-containing protein, which codes for MNWCDIEHGARNLMNSPETTIFPTACVSVSMPTLSETDLKSLLSKLPASKRKIVHALRETIQSAAPNAEESILWGGLSYHQPEIGGRVKGAVCQIVIKRAHIRLDFIHGIWLKDPNGLLQGDLVSKRYIPIASIEDAERPAIKALIREAAKFDRSQFGC
- a CDS encoding glycosyltransferase family 39 protein — its product is MTVFLRWARDNQAIIVLCLICTLVLPALIVHPFHSDLDIYQSMGLELYARHGLPYLASWDGNFPGIVLIHALAIALFGNSILGFRMLDLIIQIGIVISMYHVSRLWLAKESSLLGCLFYAIMYVNGPGQFVGQRDCLALLPIVLFVGSCVLAYRSKSGRRWKILMTASGVLIGLTTCIRPTFAILLPLPFLTLFTLRDARGRSALLNELFGFFVVVALCIAPYVFIHGGIREVYLATIRFNIDIYSPAANLFSASKRWVVAAGMLLGWSAMVLWHRQSGRHFQEAPRDKSERRFLIGLIVAIVLEIAAMRRLAGYHMVPLFACFMPALGAIIWETKSRFGRAGSVILTLSIILLFVLLYPFRMIIDHPRQEPVAAMAGLELNSRGNAPEDLTEDHVVDYLRRNTAPNDPVEVAAFTPAVRWRIERPPATRFTTPFPLTMRKADGTVTDYQREWFGEYIQRLKEVRPKYYVIQNFIEGQVSTRGLMLEIPGLSELLADWYRSDTIIGIYYIYVRR
- a CDS encoding ATP-dependent Clp protease adaptor ClpS, producing MLRDLASKLWPLKFSSNVTPPKATSLTTPEIGFLEDSEIEQGLAARVLLYNDSYHSFDEVGMQLAKALGCSVDEGEAIAWRVHATGQAIVFDGDLMGCLHVSAILEEIALNTQVMT
- the apbC gene encoding iron-sulfur cluster carrier protein ApbC; the protein is MGLFSKSSATPVTESDILHALSSVVDPDIHRDVVSLGMIKDVVIKGSKVGFTFELTTPSCPIKGELEREAREAVESIAGAGNVEIKMTARVPQSQLRSAGEILSGVKNTIAIASGKGGVGKSTVAANLAVQLARDGARVGLLDADIYGPSIPLMFGLQNAKPAARQVSENKVMMVPLEAEGIKIMSIGFLVDPDTAVVWRGPMASGALKQFMTDVDWGELDYLLFDLPPGTGDIQLTLVQSISLSGALIVTTPQDIALADATKGIRMFEKVHVPVLGIVENMSYFVCSHCGEREEIFAHGGGRTAAKNFGVPFLGELPLTTEVRIGSDTGHPIVATSPDSTAGKAFADIACELARQVSILAYAPEHAPVQIEI